The Urbifossiella limnaea genome has a window encoding:
- a CDS encoding DNA gyrase/topoisomerase IV subunit B: protein MSTLSAGRNAQYRTEDIQVLEGLEPVRKRPAMYIGGVDAKGLHHLAWEIIDNAVDEYINGFADHIVVTLHKSGDAVTVADNGRGIPVEIHKKHGKSGLELVLTVLHAGGKFGDTESGYLHSGGLHGVGASVVNALSRKLVALVRRDGFEYRQEYAKGVPQGKIEKVGPFRGHGTIITFEPDPTIFKTTKFDADTLKARLEDMSFVHSGLRITFRDEHGGHVHELHNPGGLPSFLQKLVADGGKPSVTEAAFAAVRETGSKIEVALQWTESTEETYRSYVNGIRTPNGGTHENGLKSALRKAVNEYVETHDIKIKGLKVTADDIREGVTAVLSVFVREPQFEGQTKQRLNNPEVEGAVDNFVRPALEAWLNNNKTAADAIVGRIILAAKAREASRAAVIEVKRKTPGSRRLSLPGKLADCKSTDRDETELFIVEGDSAGGSAKQGRNNNTQAVLPLRGKILNGEDLPTAKVLGNQEIADLVTAVGTSAGDKFHYDGLRYGKIILLMDADADGHHITTLMLDFFFRHAPELVRKGHVYIAQPPLYRIDVGKETHWARDDEHKEEILAGLKANAKPDITRFKGLGEMPFRVLAETTLHPRTRTLLKVEIDSNLDAHDAFRELLGKEAEHRYRFIMEKADQAVAEDLDV, encoded by the coding sequence CGCCGACCACATCGTCGTCACGCTCCACAAGAGCGGCGACGCCGTCACGGTGGCCGACAACGGCCGCGGCATCCCCGTCGAGATTCACAAGAAGCACGGCAAGAGCGGCCTGGAGTTGGTTCTGACGGTGCTCCACGCCGGGGGCAAGTTCGGCGACACGGAGAGCGGCTACCTCCACTCCGGCGGCCTCCACGGCGTCGGCGCGTCGGTCGTGAACGCCCTCTCGCGGAAGCTCGTCGCCCTGGTGCGGCGCGACGGGTTCGAGTACCGCCAGGAGTACGCGAAGGGGGTGCCGCAGGGGAAGATCGAGAAGGTCGGCCCGTTCCGCGGGCACGGGACGATCATCACGTTCGAGCCCGACCCGACCATCTTCAAGACGACGAAGTTCGATGCCGACACGCTCAAGGCCCGGCTCGAAGACATGTCGTTCGTCCACAGCGGCCTCCGCATCACCTTCCGCGACGAGCACGGCGGCCACGTCCACGAGTTGCACAACCCGGGCGGCCTGCCGTCGTTCCTCCAGAAGCTCGTGGCCGACGGCGGCAAGCCGAGCGTGACCGAGGCGGCGTTCGCGGCCGTGCGCGAGACCGGCAGCAAGATCGAGGTCGCCCTCCAGTGGACCGAGTCCACCGAGGAGACGTACCGCAGCTACGTCAACGGCATCCGCACGCCGAACGGCGGCACCCACGAGAACGGCCTGAAGTCGGCGCTCCGCAAGGCGGTGAACGAGTACGTCGAAACGCACGACATTAAGATCAAGGGGCTGAAGGTCACGGCCGACGACATCCGCGAGGGCGTGACGGCGGTGCTGTCGGTGTTCGTCCGGGAGCCGCAGTTCGAGGGGCAGACCAAGCAGCGGCTGAACAACCCAGAGGTCGAAGGGGCGGTCGACAACTTCGTCCGGCCGGCGCTGGAGGCGTGGCTCAACAACAACAAGACGGCCGCGGACGCGATCGTCGGGCGGATCATCCTGGCGGCGAAGGCCCGCGAGGCGAGCCGGGCCGCCGTCATCGAGGTGAAGCGGAAGACGCCGGGCAGCCGGCGGTTGAGCCTCCCCGGCAAGCTCGCCGACTGCAAGAGCACGGACCGCGACGAGACGGAGCTGTTCATCGTCGAGGGCGACTCGGCCGGCGGCTCCGCGAAGCAGGGGCGGAACAACAACACGCAGGCGGTGCTGCCGCTGCGGGGAAAGATTCTCAACGGCGAGGACCTGCCGACGGCGAAGGTGCTCGGCAATCAGGAGATCGCCGACCTGGTCACGGCCGTGGGCACCAGCGCCGGCGACAAGTTCCACTACGACGGCCTCCGCTACGGCAAGATCATCCTGCTGATGGACGCCGACGCGGACGGGCACCACATCACCACGCTGATGCTCGACTTCTTCTTCCGCCACGCCCCGGAGCTCGTCCGCAAGGGGCACGTCTACATCGCTCAGCCGCCGCTCTACCGCATCGACGTGGGGAAGGAGACGCACTGGGCGCGCGACGACGAGCACAAGGAGGAGATCCTGGCCGGCCTGAAGGCGAACGCGAAGCCGGACATCACGCGCTTCAAGGGCCTCGGCGAGATGCCGTTCCGGGTGCTCGCCGAGACGACGCTCCACCCCAGGACGCGGACGCTGCTGAAGGTCGAGATCGACTCCAACCTGGACGCCCACGACGCCTTCCGGGAGCTGCTCGGCAAGGAGGCGGAGCACCGCTACCGGTTCATCATGGAGAAGGCCGACCAGGCGGTGGCCGAGGACTTGGACGTTTAG